GATTCGCCGCCTGCCCCCTCCGCCTGGGTGTTCGTCTGGCCACCGCAACCCGCCATGGCCAGGGCGATCGCCACTCTGTCCGCCCACATTCGGCAGGTTACCGAAAAGGAGCAGCAACACCACGAAGAGGCCCAGGCCCTGGCCAAGCTTACTGCGTTCCACCGTGCGGCGGTCGCCCTTGGTGGACCCCTGCCGACACCGGAACTCATCGGACGGCTCCTGGCCCTGACCCAGCAGATCAGCCGCTCCGACGGGGTGGCACTGCTCTTCACCGAGCGCGACCGTGGGATCTGGGCTGACGGCTTGGACGGCCGGAAGCTGTGGCGCAGCCGGGTGACTAGGCGGGTGGCCACTACGGGCCGTCCCGGCCGGCTCTCGGTGCACCGGCCTCGGGACCGGGAAGAACTCGGCCGCCTCGGTCTCTCGTCGCTTCTGCTCGTGCCCGTGTTCTTCGGTGGCGACTCGTGCTCCGCCGTCCTGGCCGCAGGCCGCCTGGCCGGGCCCGAGTATACCGAGGCGGAATTGGAGTTGGTAACCTTCATCAGCCGGCAGTTCGGTCTCGCCCTGGAAAATGCGGCCCTGCGCGACGACCTGAGCCAGCGACTGGATACCCTTACCCGGGATCTGCAGTTGGCTCGGCGGTTGCAGGAGGCATTCCTCCCCCCGCCGGTTCTGCGTCACGAGGGAATTGAGGTGGCCGGCCAGAGCTTGCCGGCCAAGTTCGTCGGGGGTGATCTCTATGACTACGTACGATTCCCCGGCGGAGGGTGGGCGCTGGTCTTGGGGGACGTCATGGGGAAAGGTGTGGCCGCGGCCATGTTGGCTTCCATGCTTCTCTCTCTGGTCAGGGAGGTATGGGCTCGCCAGGCGGTCGGTGAGGAAGTCATCCGCCGCCTCGACCTGCGTTTCGCGCCGGACCTCCATCGGGCACGTGCCTTGGCGACCTTGGTCATGGCCCATCTTGACCCCGGCGATGGAACCCTTCGGGCTTGGCTCGCCGGCCACGACGGCCCGATCCTGTGGCACCATGAAGGATGGCGTCCCTTGAGCCGGGGAGGGGGTACCGCCCTGGGACTTCAGACGGGGATCGGGTCCGTGGTCCAGATCGAGGCGCGGCTTGAACCTGGGGACGTTGTGCTGTTCTACTCGGATGGCCTTGGTGAATTGCTGCTTGGACGCCGCGGCGCCGGCCGGTCCCACGATGTGGCGGGCGTGCTGAACCGATTAGGGCTAAAGCCGCAACCGGAGCGCCTGCAGGCGTTGCTTGGCAAGATTCGTTCACTGGCCGTCCACCGTACGCTGCAAGATGATGTGACGGTGGTGATGATCAGTGTCGCACAAGGTGTTTCTCGAAGAGCCTCAAGCTGTGCTGACGGCGTGTTGCTGGTATGACGGCGACCGCCTGACGTGGATTTCTTTCCGGGACGATGTGGTATCCGGCGGGCCGGGCACCCGCGGTAGCGATCCTCCCGCCACCGATCCGCCGGGGGCCGCTTCCTGTGGT
This is a stretch of genomic DNA from Thermaerobacter sp. PB12/4term. It encodes these proteins:
- a CDS encoding SpoIIE family protein phosphatase, translating into MMVGRRHPGTIPTADVNADRALHAASMRRLVERGLQAMDERDGLTALHCFQRASDMAFKYRLGAEAQAGTQLNLALAHRLIGDLEGAASVLQRLLQGDDLVPDQRAMVWNILGTVHFASGRYRPAAHALLRAWRLMRNRRYVSELRVEVAGNLATVYLELRRPTRALTWASRAAWQARHAGTPHRQFATLQLIAARLALGQTERAARGIARLERSILPEHASLFWRLYADYSFRTGDQQQAVALAARSLDAAVCDLSAEDITAAARALARHKGCDAAPHAAETLIAYSRTYRSWITAFATACQQLELAREKQVVALLVAADGLILTRAGGEEILHKLTLQGYHAGGRMDAMPGAGLSLDEAQADLSTGSNGMWGWAQITADHHTDGVAPAGGGTSTRGPTAFRTERRASGDSPPAPSAWVFVWPPQPAMARAIATLSAHIRQVTEKEQQHHEEAQALAKLTAFHRAAVALGGPLPTPELIGRLLALTQQISRSDGVALLFTERDRGIWADGLDGRKLWRSRVTRRVATTGRPGRLSVHRPRDREELGRLGLSSLLLVPVFFGGDSCSAVLAAGRLAGPEYTEAELELVTFISRQFGLALENAALRDDLSQRLDTLTRDLQLARRLQEAFLPPPVLRHEGIEVAGQSLPAKFVGGDLYDYVRFPGGGWALVLGDVMGKGVAAAMLASMLLSLVREVWARQAVGEEVIRRLDLRFAPDLHRARALATLVMAHLDPGDGTLRAWLAGHDGPILWHHEGWRPLSRGGGTALGLQTGIGSVVQIEARLEPGDVVLFYSDGLGELLLGRRGAGRSHDVAGVLNRLGLKPQPERLQALLGKIRSLAVHRTLQDDVTVVMISVAQGVSRRASSCADGVLLV